The Drosophila sulfurigaster albostrigata strain 15112-1811.04 chromosome 3, ASM2355843v2, whole genome shotgun sequence genomic sequence GCTTTCATCTTTGCCGTTTAACGAAGTTTTTGTCTCTGTGCTAAAGTACTTGCGAAGCAACTGACTTTCAGTCGGTCTCTCTGACACAAAGTGTGGCTTGAACAGCGAGAGACTGGCGCAGACACGAGGAACAACTGCTTCGCTAACCATTTCGCTGATCAGGTCAACATTTGGCTGCATTTCTTGCTCTGTAAATGGCAAACAGAAATGTCCAATATTCTCCTCCAAGCAGATCACCAAATATTGACACTCTGCATTGAGCTCATACAATATGTCTTCTATCTCCACTAAACGACTTTTCTTGGTGGCATCGTCCTACAAATTTCAGTATAATTAAAATCAGTTTGCATAaggaaaataacaaattacaacTTACTATCATCGAGTTATTGGCGTAGAAGTTTGTTATTCGCTGTAAGATGGAAATTAGTTACATTGTTGGGATTAGTAATTTAGTAACACTTATATGGATTATCCATATTTATACACACCTGATGAACACTGAGATAAGTTTTCATAGCGCGTTGACAATATATAATATCGTCGATTATGTTGGATGGCAGTTTATAGAAACGTTTCAAGTAATATTCGAAGAAACGTTGCGCACTCTGCATTGAATTCGCTGTACGCATTTTAATAAGAAACGCTTTGATGATTTCATGGCGCTCTTCTATTGTGAAATCGTTAAAATTAATGGATTCCATTTTACACACAAGAGAGATATTAACGCGCCGTGATTTGGCTGTGATTGTTTTGATGCCAACTTTTGCCGCTAATATGCGCCAGAGTGacactaattaaaatgttcaaaaataCCATAACGACGATTTAGAATTTTAGTATGCATGGTCACACTCATCGTGTATTCTTGTGATCGCTTGTATTTCTTTGcatgtttttacatttttaattatttagttaaaaGAGTATTTATAGTAATATTATGTcctttaattttgtatacatCTAACAAAAGATTAATTTTAAACCAGGGTCGAACGACAACACAAAATacgatatatattttgctggTGCTTGGCAGCATTGGAAAACCATATGTAGCCATATGATCGCAGGCCAAAGTTTTGCTGAAACTTGGCAGCATTGAAAACAATGCAACCATATGAATGCATGGCcgttatattcaaatatattctCAGGTACTTGGCAGCACTGCAAAACAATGTAGCcgcaatatttaaatgttacaTTTTCAGCTTAAATAATTAAGTCGAACTGCAGAGtaattatgttatgttattggCAGTGCTGAATTTTCGGACCACCCATTCTTAACGTCAATTTACATTAGTAATTGTAAATATGATTGATTACTCTGGTTGTGGCTGTAATGGGGACTGATGTGTTTTGCCATACAACACACCCACGCATCCacattatatttacatacacaaCGTACATATGCTGATGCTTGTGAATGGCATcaataattactatttaaTTATGCAGTAATTGAACCAGCTGAAAGTAAGCATTAAATGTCACATCAgtgaaaatacatatatacttaccttattttaaatataatttaatacgACGAAGAAGGCCACGAAAAGAATAAAGAATTTCCGTTGAATTCTCAATTAACAactttaaaagaattttaaattcataaatatttaacatatgcATGTGCGAcgatataattaatataatgataGACCCAACGTCGGtgctttttaataatttttatgttttccttttgctcGATGCTGTGGGACAAGACACGTGCCGTTTGCTGCTGGATATTTAGCTCCCTTTAGGTCCCTTTACGCTTATCAActatgcattttgttttctttggaCACTTCTCAGATACATATTCCTTAATGCCTGCTTTTGCGATATCCTTCGCCAACTTAAAGGCTTTTCGGCGTTGGCATATACTACGACTactacaaaagcaacagcaacagcaacagcaacagtagcaacaacaacaacaacaacaacagtggaCAAAGTTTTCTTTAGCGACGCAGAGACCGCAAAAGGGTCTGTGTCCagttccacttccacttccacttccacttccacttctgACCACGACGCGCAATAATCTTTGAGTGGCTTTGGCGTcgccacagcaacaaaactcCTTGCAAAACTTCAACCAGAAAACACCACAAAGAACAAGCTGAAATCTCAACGTAAGCTCTGTCGTGTCCGCTTTCAAATGGCGTCCAACAAAGAAAACTTAAAGCACGGATTTCGAACTCCCTTCATGCCATTGCCAAGACACGATGTcttaattatgtatttcttaaattgtccgaaattgtttttttttttccaaatatttgctttttattgaacaaaaaattgctttacatttgtgtatacaaaataaaaagacaaaatattattgaaaaaataaagtatgtaaataaagtaatatttttttttgcaagtaaATAACtgttttcataattataagtaaacatttttgtttatataaaagaatttttttctgaaaacaggaaaatacttaaaaaagtgaaaaaaagaTAAAGACAAGTAACtgctttcatatttttaaatcaaaagttttttctGAAAGCagaactttttaattttatatgtatacataataattttttgtttttttttggtacattttttgaaattattttttgtattatgttAAATACTTTGGAATAggtgatttatattttttaaagtgatTTTCTTTATCGTGTTAAGAACGTTTGATTAAAGTAGACACTTGGTCTTGATAGAGAGCCGAATGGTCGGTACAAATTAAGAAGTAAAATGTGGCAAGCGCTCTTAAGTTTTGCGGTTAACCAACCAGAAAAGTTCTCTATTGTTTACAAAAACACGAAAGTGCTTGAAAAATGCAACTTAACTTTGCTTCTGTCTATGCTCAACAACGGCGCAACAAATATGCTGACACTTCCAGCTGACATCTTCATTTTGTCGCTTTGCTGCTGAAGTTAGCAGCGCATCGCATAGCTGGTTTCTTAGAATTTGAAGCAACAGCTGGTGCCGGATCCGATGCGGTGACAATACCTAATGTCATTATCTCATTGAGCAGATAATCCAATTCAGCGGATGACGAAGTATTTGCATTGCTGTCGGTGCGCACAAATCGACAGACTATAATGTATTTGGGCAGATCAAAATCCTTGCCATGTAGCTGATACATTCTCATGGTTTTCATGAGCAGCGAAGCACGCATAGAGCGATCAACGATCGTTTTTTGCAGTGCACGCAGCGCAATATAGCAACGACTATGCTCTAGGAAGTAGCCATCGGTTTGGCAACTACTGATCACTGCCATCAACGTCTTATCTACCGGCTCACCCAATGCCAAAGCCAGCCGGGGTATATCATTGTGGGTAAAAACGGCGCCGGCAAAGGGCGTGAGCACGATCTGATTGCGCTCCACTAGATAGGGAACCATTTGGCAATATTTGGCCACGGCCAAGAGACTTGCCTGCTTGAAGGTGAGCTTAAGACAGCCGTCGAGCACAAATGGTTGATAGACCGGAGGCGTTTTTCTAACATGCGCTGTAATGATCACCTCAGGGCTGATCCTCCTGCCTTGTGCGTTATGCGTATCCAAGCGAATTCGCCATGTCTTGTCCACGCCCATATGCTTGGCCAAATGCGCCTCCTTGCTGCACTCGAAGATCACCTGCTCGGCGAAGCGGCGACTCTCGGTGGCGGTCTTAAAGTCCGGTTCGGCCATAAAATCGGGGCATATTTCGATGAATGTGTGcattaattttttgaaatcaaaaatgcatttgctcATCTTGATTGTTTTtctgcataaatttcaattacgtGGCTTTAGTTAAACTATTGTTTcttcatttattgttttatgctTACATCAAGTTTCGCGACACTCTCTGTTAATACAATGTTTCCTTTCGATCTACGAACTCCAACTGAGCAACGATGGATCGACACAATAGCTGGTTGACTCAGCAGATACGctgtatgaatatatattcgaatatatacatacatatgtaacataACATATTCATATGCACAGTGTTGATAACTGCTTGAGGCCTGGAGAAAATTTGCTTACATCAAGTTTCGCGACACTCTCTGTTAATACAATGTTTCCTTTCGATCTACGAACTCCAACTGAGCAACGATGGATCGACACAATAGCTGGTTGACTCAGCAGATACGctgtatgaatatatattcgaatatatacatacatatgtaacataACATATTCATATGCACAGTGTTGATAACTGCTTGAGGCCTGGAGAAAATTGAGAAGCTGCTATTGAGGAATGCTCGACTTCAAGATTTCCTAACACAACATAAAGACGAATTTAAATAaggtataattattttaaaaaataatgtaaaaactTGAATTTTATGAGAGTCACTTTAAAGACAAGTTTAAATTGGGTCTAA encodes the following:
- the LOC133843046 gene encoding uncharacterized protein LOC133843046; its protein translation is MESINFNDFTIEERHEIIKAFLIKMRTANSMQSAQRFFEYYLKRFYKLPSNIIDDIIYCQRAMKTYLSVHQRITNFYANNSMIDDATKKSRLVEIEDILYELNAECQYLVICLEENIGHFCLPFTEQEMQPNVDLISEMVSEAVVPRVCASLSLFKPHFVSERPTESQLLRKYFSTETKTSLNGKDESPKPTRMVAPNKKPSSTVAAIAATPKPTAPPRPTVNRTSNPLLEVAIKNEAVNVSRFNLQQALKRARLNQQGAVGAGGAVGAGGAVGAGGAVGAGGAVGAGGAGGAGGAGGKPPACETKINNSQELFLQGFGLCTHSEYNTMKSSQAHRQKRKQKLVHK
- the LOC133843542 gene encoding uncharacterized protein LOC133843542, which translates into the protein MSKCIFDFKKLMHTFIEICPDFMAEPDFKTATESRRFAEQVIFECSKEAHLAKHMGVDKTWRIRLDTHNAQGRRISPEVIITAHVRKTPPVYQPFVLDGCLKLTFKQASLLAVAKYCQMVPYLVERNQIVLTPFAGAVFTHNDIPRLALALGEPVDKTLMAVISSCQTDGYFLEHSRCYIALRALQKTIVDRSMRASLLMKTMRMYQLHGKDFDLPKYIIVCRFVRTDSNANTSSSAELDYLLNEIMTLGIVTASDPAPAVASNSKKPAMRCAANFSSKATK